A DNA window from Daucus carota subsp. sativus chromosome 3, DH1 v3.0, whole genome shotgun sequence contains the following coding sequences:
- the LOC108210691 gene encoding probable aldo-keto reductase 5 — translation MASIPVVVPRIKLGSQGLEVSAQGLGCMGMTSFYGLAKPESNMIKLIHHAVNSGVTFLDTSDFYGPYRNEILIGKALKELGLREEVQVATKFGVTTRDGQVEIRGDPAYIRAACEASLIRLGVECIDLYYPHRVDTRVPIEVTMGELKKLVEEGKIKYIGLSEASANTIRRAHAVHPLTALQIEWSLWSRDLEADIVSCCRELGIGIVPYSPLGRGFFASGPELIQNLPEGDFRKKMPRFKPENLKHNKRVYEQLSTMASRKGCSPSQLALAWVHNQGNDVIPIPGTTKIENFNQNVGALSVKLTKEEMAELGSFGAADVVKGDRHGQMTFTWLNSETPPLSSWMSD, via the exons ATGGCTTCAATTCCAGTAGTGGTGCCAAGAATAAAGCTAGGCTCACAGGGCCTTGAGGTTTCAGCTCAGGGTTTGGGTTGCATGGGCATGACATCCTTTTATGGCTTAGCCAAACCTGAGTCTAACATGATCAAACTCATCCACCATGCTGTCAACTCCGGTGTCACGTTCTTAGATACTTCTGACTTCTATGGCCCCTACAGAAATGAAATCCTCATCGGAAAG GCCTTAAAAGAGTTGGGTTTGAGAGAAGAAGTGCAAGTAGCTACTAAATTTGGAGTGACTACAAGGGATGGACAGGTTGAAATTCGTGGGGATCCTGCTTATATTCGGGCTGCTTGTGAAGCTAGTTTGATCCGACTTGGTGTTGAATGTATCGATCTTTATTATCCCCATCGTGTTGACACTCGTGTTCCTATTGAAGTTACG ATGGGAGAACTTAAAAAACTAGTTGAAGAAGGTAAAATAAAGTACATAGGATTGTCCGAGGCTTCGGCTAATACTATCAGAAGGGCTCATGCTGTTCATCCCTTAACAGCTTTACAGATAGAATGGTCATTGTGGTCCAGGGATTTGGAAGCTGATATTGTTTCATGCTGCAG AGAGCTAGGTATTGGGATTGTCCCATACAGTCCCCTTGGAAGGGGATTTTTCGCATCAGGCCCCGAGCTAATTCAGAACTTACCTGAAGGTGACTTTCGAAAG AAGATGCCGAGGTTCAAACCTGAAAATCTTAAGCACAATAAACGCGTATATGAGCAGTTGAGCACAATGGCGTCAAGAAAAGGGTGTAGTCCCTCACAATTGGCACTCGCCTGGGTCCATAATCAAGGAAACGACGTTATACCAATACCTGGTACCACAAAGATAGAGAATTTTAACCAGAATGTCGGAGCTCTGTCAGTGAAACTAACAAAAGAAGAAATGGCTGAACTGGGATCTTTTGGTGCTGCTGATGTTGTTAAGGGAGACAGACATGGTCAAATGACATTTACTTGGTTAAATTCCGAGACACCGCCTTTGTCCTCATGGATGTCTGATTAA
- the LOC108210690 gene encoding probable aldo-keto reductase 2 → MAPTAALVPRIKLGSQGLEVSAQGLGCMGMSAFYGSAKPESEMIKLIHHAVTAGVTFLDTSDFYGPHTNEILVGKALRELGLRGKVELATKFGLSTKEDGQIEIRGDPEYVRAACEASLTRLGVECIDLYYLHRVDIRVPIEVTMGELKKLVEEGKIKYIGLSEASADTIRRAHAVHPITALQMEWSLWSRDLEVDIIPCCRELGIGIVPYSPIARGFFASGPELIQNLAEDDWRKNMPRFQPENLEHNKRVYEQLSAMASRKGCSPSQLALAWVQNQGNDVSPIPGTTKIENFNQNVAALSVKLSKEEMAELESFGAADVVKGDRHAYMAFTWLNSETPPLSSWKSE, encoded by the exons ATGGCTCCAACTGCAGCATTGGTGCCAAGAATTAAGCTGGGCTCGCAGGGGCTCGAGGTTTCAGCTCAGGGTTTGGGTTGCATGGGCATGTCAGCTTTTTATGGCTCAGCCAAACCCGAGTCGGAAATGATCAAGCTCATTCACCATGCAGTCACCGCCGGTGTCACGTTCCTAGATACTTCCGACTTTTACGGGCCCCACACTAACGAAATCCTCGTCGGAAAG GCGTTAAGAGAGTTGGGATTAAGAGGGAAAGTTGAACTAGCTACAAAATTCGGGTTGAGCACAAAGGAGGATGGACAGATTGAAATTCGTGGAGATCCGGAGTATGTTCGGGCCGCTTGTGAAGCTAGTTTGACCCGACTTGGTGTTGAATGCATTGATCTTTATTATCTCCACCGGGTTGATATTCGTGTTCCTATAGAAGTTACG ATGGGAGAACTCAAAAAACTGGTTGAAGAGGGTAAAATAAAGTACATTGGATTGTCCGAGGCTTCGGCCGATACGATTCGAAGGGCTCATGCTGTTCATCCCATAACAGCTTTACAGATGGAATGGTCATTGTGGTCCAGGGATTTGGAAGTCGATATTATTCCATGCTGCAG AGAGCTTGGTATCGGAATTGTCCCTTACAGTCCCATTGCGAGGGGATTCTTTGCATCAGGCCCCGAGCTGATTCAGAACTTAGCTGAAGATGACTGGCGGAAG AATATGCCGAGGTTCCAACCTGAAAATCTTGAGCACAATAAACGCGTATATGAGCAGTTGAGCGCAATGGCTTCAAGGAAAGGGTGTAGTCCCTCACAGTTGGCTCTGGCCTGGGTCCAAAATCAAGGGAATGACGTTTCACCAATACCTGGTACCACAAAGATAGAGAATTTTAACCAAAATGTAGCAGCTCTATCCGTGAAACTATCAAAGGAGGAAATGGCTGAACTGGAATCTTTCGGTGCTGCTGATGTTGTTAAGGGAGACCGACATGCTTACATGGCATTTACCTGGTTAAATTCCGAGACACCTCCTTTGTCCTCGTGGAAATCTGAATAA
- the LOC135151354 gene encoding disease resistance protein At4g27190-like has protein sequence MVGVSDIPCVGKVVDRISDATVNALFRGLRYMFCYKALVDELNSEISKVNIEEVRVSRKAAAERDNGKIIYDHVLEWQKEVKEIQESTNEFSPSWRCIQSLPIPNPISRFRQGRQAVKKAKKVNELLDSGVKLMENEIAYHPAVVNEPKPETAYQRFQSREGAYGKLWDALVTEGSAPILGLYGMPGVGKTRMMEQIWSEAKEKKIFKKVVREDVGSETLDVIKVQNQIAGYLECNFESQDNVDRRASQLKHSLLNKGKILLILDDVWREIPFDVIGIPCEDEISSMGSKILLTSREKDACLRNKCKDPVKITILTEEEAWDLFKNTVGACQIESLQDEFLARRVSLKCSGLPLVIRAVGKALLFASHNSWKDALAQLEKGSVEKIAGIDPHVYACFKLSIDRLEEDAKSCLFLCSLFPEDADIYVRKLI, from the coding sequence ATGGTCGGAGTGTCTGACATTCCATGCGTGGGTAAGGTTGTGGACAGAATATCTGATGCCACAGTTAACGCACTGTTTCGCGGGTTGCGTTATATGTTCTGTTACAAGGCTCTAGTTGATGAACTTAATTCTGAAATTAGTAAAGTTAACATTGAGGAGGTGAGGGTGTCGAGGAAAGCTGCTGCGGAAAGAGACAATGGCAAAATAATCTATGATCATGTATTGGAGTGGCAGAAAGAGGTGAAAGAAATCCAGGAGAGTACTAATGAGTTTTCGCCTTCATGGAGGTGCATTCAGAGTCTGCCAATTCCTAATCCCATTTCCCGTTTTCGACAGGGTAGGCAGGCGGTAAAGAAGGCCAAAAAGGTGAATGAACTCCTGGACTCCGGAGTGAAGCTTATGGAGAATGAAATTGCTTATCATCCAGCGGTTGTAAATGAGCCAAAACCCGAAACTGCATACCAAAGATTTCAATCCAGAGAAGGTGCTTATGGGAAACTATGGGATGCTCTGGTGACTGAAGGCAGTGCTCCGATTCTTGGCCTCTATGGAATGCCTGGTGTTGGCAAAACTAGAATGATGGAGCAAATTTGGAGTGAAGCCAAGGAGAAAAAGATCTTCAAAAAGGTCGTAAGAGAAGACGTGGGCAGTGAAACGTTGGATGTGATCAAAGTACAAAATCAGATTGCAGGGTATCTGGAATGCAATTTTGAGTCTCAAGATAATGTGGACCGGAGAGCTTCTCAGCTGAAACATAGTTTATTGAATAAAGGCAAGATCCTCTTGATATTAGACGATGTGTGGAGGGAGATCCCCTTTGATGTTATTGGAATTCCATGTGAGGATGAAATTAGTTCCATGGGTAGTAAGATCCTCCTGACATCGCGAGAGAAAGATGCATGCTTGCGCAACAAAtgcaaagatcctgtcaagatTACAATCCTGACAGAAGAAGAAGCGTGGGATTTGTTTAAAAACACTGTTGGGGCTTGTCAGATTGAGTCACTGCAGGATGAATTCCTGGCGCGGAGAGTTTCTCTTAAATGTTCAGGTTTACCCCTTGTCATTCGTGCAGTTGGGAAAGCATTGTTATTTGCATCTCACAATTCATGGAAAGATGCCCTAGCTCAGCTTGAGAAGGGAAGTGTCGAAAAAATTGCAGGCATAGATCCACATGTATATGCTTGTTTTAAACTGAGCATCGACAGGTTAGAAGAGGATGCCAAGTCATGTCTTTTTTTGTGTTCCTTGTTTCCTGAAGATGCTGACATTTACGTCAGGAAGTTGATCTAG
- the LOC108211252 gene encoding photosystem I subunit O has protein sequence MAATTSTIVGLGTSSLSSPSHLVSAKQTVSLTSGFLRSPVAARNPLRLAQASGGKFTCFEQNWLRRDLNVIGFGLIGWLAPSSIPIINGDSLTGLFFSSIGTELAHFPSPPALTSQFWLWLVTWHLGLFICLTFGQIGFKGRTEDYF, from the exons ATGGCAGCAACAACTTCCACCATTGTGGGCTTGGGAACCTCCTCTCTGTCTTCTCCATCTCACCTTGTTTCCGCTAAGCAAACTGTCAGCTTGACATCAG GGTTTTTGAGATCTCCGGTGGCAGCAAGAAACCCGTTGAGGCTAGCACAAGCTTCGGGAGGGAAGTTTACATG TTTCGAGCAGAACTGGCTCCGTAGGGATTTGAATGTGATCGGTTTTGGACTGATCGGATGGCTTGCACCATCAAGCATTCCTATTATCAATGGCGATAGCTTAACCGGACTCTTCTTTAGCAGCATTGGAACTGAACTTGCTCACTTCCCCAGCCCTCCTGCTCTAACTTCTCAGTTCTG GTTGTGGCTTGTTACATGGCATTTGGGTTTGTTCATCTGCCTAACTTTCGGGCAAATCGGCTTTAAGGGAAGGACCGAAGATTACTTCTAA
- the LOC108213267 gene encoding probable aldo-keto reductase 5 has protein sequence MASTLAVVPRIKLGSQGLEVSAQGLGCMGMTNAYGSAKPESEMIQLINHAVTTGVTFLDTSDLYGPHTNEILIGKALKEFGLRGKVELATKFGATVKDGNIDIRGDPGYVRAACEASLARLGVECIDLYYIHRIDIRVPIEVTMGELKKLVEEGKIKYIGLSEASANTVRRAHAVHPITALQMEWSLWCRDLEDDIVPCCRELGIGIVPYSPIARGFFASGPELIQNLAEDDWRKTVPRFQPENLEHNKRVYEQLSRMASRKGCTPSQLALAWVQNQGNDVSPIPGTTKIENFNQNVAALSVKLTKEEMAELESFAPADVVKGDRNANMKYTWLNSETPPLSSWKSE, from the exons ATGGCTTCAACATTAGCAGTGGTACCAAGAATAAAGCTGGGCTCACAGGGCCTTGAGGTTTCAGCTCAAGGTTTAGGTTGCATGGGCATGACAAACGCTTACGGCTCAGCCAAACCAGAGTCTGAAATGATCCAACTTATTAACCATGCAGTCACCACCGGTGTCACATTCCTAGATACCTCCGACTTATACGGCCCTCACACTAATGAAATTCTGATCGGAAAG GCGCTCAAAGAGTTCGGATTGAGAGGCAAAGTGGAATTAGCTACCAAATTTGGAGCAACCGTGAAGGATGGCAATATTGACATTCGTGGAGATCCAGGCTATGTTCGTGCAGCTTGTGAAGCCAGTTTGGCCCGACTTGGAGTGGAATGCATTGATCTTTATTACATCCATCGCATTGACATTCGTGTTCCTATAGAAGTCACC ATGGGAGAACTCAAAAAACTGGTTGAAGAAGGCAAAATAAAGTACATAGGTTTGTCCGAGGCTTCTGCTAATACAGTTAGAAGGGCTCATGCTGTTCATCCCATAACAGCTTTGCAGATGGAATGGTCGTTGTGGTGTAGGGATTTGGAAGACGATATAGTTCCATGCTGCAG AGAGCTTGGTATTGGCATCGTCCCATACAGTCCCATCGCAAGGGGATTTTTTGCTTCAGGCCCTGAGCTGATTCAGAATTTGGCTGAAGATGACTGGCGTAAG ACTGTGCCAAGGTTCCAACCTGAAAATCTTGAGCATAATAAGCGAGTATATGAGCAGTTGAGCAGAATGGCGTCAAGGAAAGGGTGTACTCCCTCACAGTTGGCACTCGCCTGGGTCCAAAATCAAGGGAATGATGTTTCACCAATACCTGGTACAACCAAGATAGAGAATTTTAACCAAAATGTAGCAGCTTTATCCGTGAAACTAACAAAAGAGGAAATGGCTGAACTGGAATCGTTCGCTCCTGCTGATGTTGTTAAGGGAGACAGGAATGCTAACATGAAGTATACCTGGTTAAATTCTGAGACACCTCCTTTGTCCTCGTGGAAATCTGAATAA
- the LOC108210689 gene encoding uncharacterized protein LOC108210689 produces the protein MVDILRASSLLLDCEEDHVMKVHDLIRDTARTLAVRDPKYAFLFLRCGSRLPDDADYGTRKLLHLHQEKNEIQYPNDLVCPDLHSLWLLCNKQAQLFSGGFFNMFNNLRFLLIEGMVSSFELQFSLQPLAQLRTLILDDCDITHINQAKNNCFPEKLETLCFWNCDLPVPLNLPNLKYLRKLEIEQWRGGVQMVPNTISSLSSLEELHIPNAFEIRGDISAVPEPTLAEITKLTSLKSLRLFFRVPESFQDTKVFQNLLEFNICVPRPSKDVCYLLNTGVSVKRSLELNGNQLEALVILVERAEQILLRCTDINVSSIWHRNREAFADLRYLYIHYCEIEFLARMSEDMIRRMSEDMIRPSLQPSISFSKLSILQIRGCSAMKYLFCSRVAKCLMQLQQLCIDDCPLLEAIVTNEGTSDGYSINLFKLKSLKLTKLLRLKSFYREEKDMDDSVISSVQFQPLFDDTVAFPWLEELHIVDSSHISDIWGKQNYEDNLSSFCRLKSINLWECNKLESVIPHAMMQRLQNLVCLDVSFCRSLVSEIGTNGCNVDASPLVALRRMHLRGLPCLTKTGLNSTEHSGAMTLYPNLQDLNIWNCNSLRNVFSPRIARDLTRLEKMCVEHCKAMGEIIGQREQGDITDMILFPKLSILKLDSLPTLSSIGCYKVEFANLVDLELRGVKFNFEEMEFGRDDSTSGLIRLHVSCDNNIQLPSKWKCRLHNLETMVLNHCWWHELNSLQFQRLKVLSVSNYGGATLFSFSIFKSLQLRKLVVSNCALLEDIVEDARG, from the exons ATGGTTGATATTCTCAGAGCATCTTCTTTGTTGCTTGACTGTGAAGAAGATCATGTAATGAAAGTGCATGACCTCATCAGAGACACTGCAAGAACTTTGGCTGTCAGAGACCCAAAGTACGCTTTCTTATTCTTAAGATGTGGCTCGCGGTTGCCTGATGATGCTGATTATGGTACTCGGAAACTATTGCATTTACATCAGGAGAAGAATGAGATTCAATATCCTAATGATCTGGTGTGCCCAGATCTGCATAGCCTGTGGCTACTATGCAATAAACAGGCACAACTGTTCTCAGGTGGCTTTTTCAATATGTTTAACAATCTCAGATTTTTATTAATCGAAGGTATGGTTTCTTCTTTCGAGCTGCAATTCTCTCTTCAACCATTGGCTCAACTTAGGACGCTTATTCTAGATGATTGTGACATTACTCACATTAATCAGGCAAAAAATAATTGTTTCCCCGAAAAACTAGAAACTCTTTGCTTCTGGAATTGTGATCTCCCAGTGCCTCTAAATTTACCAAACCTGAAATATCTCCGAAAGCTGGAAATAGAGCAGTGGAGAGGTGGAGTGCAGATGGTTCCAAATACCATTTCTAGTTTATCAAGTCTTGAGGAATTGCATATACCAAATGCATTCGAGATTCGGGGTGATATATCTGCTGTTCCCGAGCCCACATTGGCCGAGATCACTAAATTGACCAGTCTGAAAAGTTTGCGGCTCTTCTTCAGGGTTCCTGAATCTTTTCAAGACACAAAggtatttcaaaatttacttgaatTTAATATATGTGTCCCAAGGCCAAGTAAAGATGTTTGTTATCTTTTAAATACCGGTGTTTCTGTCAAGAGATCTCTTGAGTTAAATGGCAATCAGTTAGAAGCCTTGGTAATTCTGGTAGAGAGGGCTGAACAAATTCTCTTGCGGTGCACTGATATTAATGTGAGTAGCATTTGGCATCGAAACAGAGAAGCATTTGCAGACTTGAGATACCTGTACATTCACTACTGTGAGATTGAGTTTCTAGCACGGATGTCAGAGGATATGATTCGAAGGATGTCAGAGGATATGATTCGGCCTAGTCTTCAACCATCGATATCTTTCTCTAAACTAAGCATTTTACAAATTAGAGGCTGCTCTGCAATGAAATACCTCTTCTGCAGCAGAGTTGCGAAATGTCTTATGCAACTTCAACAGCTCTGCATAGATGACTGTCCCCTTTTGGAAGCAATAGTCACGAATGAAGGCACGAGTGACGGATACAGCATCaacttgttcaaattaaaatcattaaagcTAACAAAGTTGCTAAGACTCAAAAGCTTTTACAGGGAAGAGAAAGATATGGACGATTCTGTCatttcgtctgtacaatttcaGCCTCTCTTTGATGATACG GTTGCGTTCCCTTGGTTGGAAGAACTTCATATTGTGGATTCGAGTCATATAAGTGATATTTGGGGGAAACAAAATTATGAAGACAATTTATCCTCCTTTTGCAGACTCAAAAGCATTAATTTATGGGAGTGTAATAAACTTGAAAGTGTGATTCCACATGCCATGATGCAGAGGCTGCAGAATCTGGTATGCCTAGACGTATCATTCTGTAGATCTTTGGTATCTGAAATTGGTACCAATGGCTGCAATGTTGATGCAAGTCCACTGGTAGCACTACGTCGTATGCATCTCCGCGGCTTGCCTTGTTTGACAAAGACAGGGTTGAACTCTACGGAGCATTCTGGAGCCATGACTCTGTATCCTAATCTCCAAGATTTAAATAtatggaattgcaatagcttgAGAAACGTGTTCTCTCCTCGTATAGCTAGAGATCTTACGCGACTTGAGAAAATGTGTGTAGAACACTGCAAGGCGATGGGAGAGATTATTGGACAGCGTGAACAAGGGGACATCACGGATATGATCCTGTTCCCTAAGCTGTCGATTTTGAAGCTCGACTCTTTGCCAACTTTAAGCAGCATTGGGTGTTACAAG GTTGAATTCGCGAACTTGGTGGATTTGGAACTCAGAGGTGTTAAATTTAACTTTGAAGAAATGGAATTTGGCAGAGATGATTCCACTAGCGGACTCATACGTTTGCATGTAAGTTGTGATAACAACATTCAACTCCCAAGTAAATGGAAATGTAGATTACATAATCTGGAAACAATGGTATTAAATCACTGTTGGTGGCATGAACTGAACTCTCTGCAATTCCAGAGATTAAAAGTGCTCAGTGTTAGTAACTATGGAGGCGCTACCCTTTTCTCCTTCTCAATTTTCAAAAGTCTACAACTCCGCAAATTAGTAGTATCAAATTGTGCTTTACTGGAAGATATTGTGGAGGATGCAAGGGGGTGA
- the LOC108212819 gene encoding F-box protein At2g27310 — translation MDSNSDKQGGSATTITAVHQNIIETHILTRFDGPALASTASTSHLLHTLCNQDELWEDLCNSTWNSIKDPLVRQIISTFSGGYRSFFSDSFPLLRPNPSEGSYIGQVHNSELISAVDMYYGNDPVYSNVKATDTSDSNFLGLQFCIDLLDGEGTSKMPIKYEGDEKKCILDFEEKLRLSWIIIDPKLKRAANVSSLRPISVRPCWVDGSGIKVKYATIVSGDNRGIYTTEFVECRVTAIFRFEGKNIKLKELSLCVVDMDWTRLNGEKSLRILKEALHNGLRKKATGGEEKEMYAKFVDLKRKKRDEVKKENIVDRFMDFLWRFSNPFAEE, via the coding sequence AtggattcaaactctgataaacaGGGCGGATCAGCCACCACAATCACCGCCGTGCACCAAAATATCATCGAAACACACATCTTAACAAGATTCGACGGCCCGGCTCTTGCCTCTACGGCCTCTACTTCCCACCTTTTACACACTCTTTGCAATCAAGATGAATTGTGGGAAGATCTATGTAATTCTACATGGAATTCCATAAAAGACCCTCTTGTTCGACAAATTATCTCTACGTTTTCGGGTGGTTACCGATCTTTTTTCTCCGATTCGTTTCCTCTTCTTCGCCCGAATCCTAGTGAGGGGAGCTACATAGGTCAAGTACACAATTCGGAACTAATCTCGGCTGTTGATATGTACTATGGTAATGATCCGGTTTACAGTAATGTAAAGGCGACGGATACGAGTGATAGTAACTTTCTTGGGCTACAGTTCTGCATCGACTTGCTTGACGGAGAAGGTACTTCGAAAATGCCAATTAAATATGAAGGAGACGAGAAGAAATGCATTTTGGATTTTGAAGAGAAGCTGAGATTGAGCTGGATTATTATTGATCCGAAATTAAAACGGGCAGCCAACGTGTCGAGTTTGAGGCCGATATCTGTGCGACCATGCTGGGTCGATGGGAGTGGAATAAAGGTGAAATACGCGACAATTGTTTCGGGTGATAACAGAGGCATTTACACAACAGAGTTTGTTGAGTGTAGAGTGACAGCAATATTTCGTTTCGAAGGGAAAAATATCAAACTTAAGGAGCTGAGTTTATGCGTCGTGGACATGGATTGGACGCGGTTGAATGGCGAAAAGAGCTTGAGGATTTTGAAAGAGGCTCTGCATAATGGATTAAGAAAGAAAGCAACTGGAGGAGAAGAAAAAGAGATGTATGCTAAATTTGTTgatctgaagagaaagaagagagATGAAGTGAAAAAGGAAAATATTGTGGACAGATTTATGGATTTTCTTTGGCGTTTCTCTAATCCCTTCGCTGAAGAATAG